A genomic window from Dechloromonas sp. A34 includes:
- a CDS encoding murein transglycosylase A, translating into MPKIQAAFLLALSLLAGCSTVPRSEPSLAACAPCAACPSCPPVQAAATPPVFSRSLLPGTWADLPGWAEDDHAAAWPAFLLSCRGMASKPHGPAWKRVCDLARASDGKAGHNARRFFEQNLQPYAVAAGDALAQGATSPAASGMITGYYEPLLRGSRNRVKGFEQPVRGVPDDLLTIDLSAVFPELKDKRVRGRLEGNKVVPYWSRAEIGARGDALPSKTLLYVDDAVELFFLQVQGSGRVKLKDGSTVRLNYADQNGHPYQSIGRLLVERGELKLEEASMQGIQAWARANPARLDELLNANPSYVFFREAPSGNDGPIGALGVPLTAERSIAVDPRSVPLGVPVFLATTRPNSAQPMNRLVMAQDTGGAIKGAVRADFFWGFGKAAGEQAGRMKQSGRLWVLLPPEAAPK; encoded by the coding sequence ATGCCAAAAATCCAAGCCGCTTTCCTTCTTGCCCTCAGCTTGCTGGCCGGCTGCTCGACGGTCCCGCGCAGCGAACCGTCGCTGGCAGCCTGCGCGCCCTGCGCGGCCTGCCCCAGTTGTCCGCCGGTGCAGGCAGCCGCCACGCCGCCGGTTTTTTCGCGCAGCCTGCTGCCGGGCACCTGGGCCGACTTGCCAGGCTGGGCTGAAGACGACCACGCCGCCGCCTGGCCGGCCTTTCTGCTGTCTTGCCGCGGCATGGCCAGCAAACCCCATGGCCCGGCCTGGAAGCGGGTCTGTGATCTGGCGCGGGCGAGCGATGGCAAGGCGGGCCACAATGCGCGACGCTTCTTCGAGCAAAATCTGCAGCCCTATGCCGTCGCCGCTGGCGATGCCCTTGCTCAGGGCGCCACATCGCCGGCGGCCAGCGGGATGATCACCGGCTATTACGAGCCGCTGCTGCGCGGCAGCCGCAACCGCGTCAAGGGCTTCGAACAGCCGGTGCGGGGCGTCCCCGACGATTTGCTGACCATCGACCTGTCGGCGGTTTTCCCCGAACTCAAGGACAAGCGCGTGCGCGGCCGCCTGGAGGGCAACAAGGTTGTCCCTTACTGGTCGCGGGCCGAAATCGGCGCCCGCGGCGATGCCTTGCCGAGCAAGACGCTGCTTTACGTAGACGATGCAGTCGAGTTGTTCTTTCTCCAGGTCCAGGGCTCGGGGCGCGTCAAGCTCAAAGATGGCAGCACGGTGCGCCTGAATTACGCCGATCAGAACGGCCATCCCTATCAGTCGATTGGCCGGCTCCTGGTCGAACGCGGTGAACTGAAGCTGGAAGAGGCCTCGATGCAGGGCATCCAGGCCTGGGCGCGGGCCAACCCGGCACGGCTGGATGAGCTGCTCAATGCCAATCCAAGCTATGTCTTCTTCCGCGAAGCGCCAAGCGGCAACGATGGTCCGATCGGCGCGCTGGGCGTGCCCTTGACGGCCGAGCGGAGCATTGCCGTCGATCCGCGTTCGGTGCCGCTGGGCGTTCCGGTCTTTCTGGCAACCACCCGGCCCAACTCGGCGCAGCCGATGAATCGCCTGGTCATGGCCCAGGATACCGGCGGGGCGATCAAGGGGGCGGTGCGCGCCGACTTTTTCTGGGGCTTCGGCAAGGCTGCCGGTGAGCAAGCCGGACGCATGAAACAGAGCGGCCGCCTGTGGGTTCTGCTGCCCCCCGAGGCCGCCCCGAAATAA
- a CDS encoding ATP-binding protein, whose translation MTDPLQFERLLARAEATLERFAATLPPPPPALDWAAAIAFRWRKSHERGWLQAVRHPHPIRLADLNNIDDQKERITANTRQFVAGKTANNVLLTGSRGSGKSSLVKAVLNEYAAQGLRLIEVDKEDLVDLPDIVDLIEGRPERFIIFCDDLSFEAGETAYKALKSVLDGSVAAPPDNVLIYATSNRRHLMPEYFSENLETKRVDDEIHPGEATEEKISLSERFGLWISFYPFSQDDYLNIVNHWLRYLGVSDKVIAACERDALNWALSRGSRSGRVAWQFARDLAGQQKTTKKTG comes from the coding sequence ATGACCGATCCCCTTCAGTTCGAACGCCTGCTTGCCCGTGCCGAGGCCACCCTCGAGCGCTTTGCGGCCACCCTGCCGCCGCCGCCCCCGGCGCTCGACTGGGCGGCGGCGATCGCCTTCCGCTGGCGCAAGAGCCACGAGCGCGGCTGGCTGCAGGCCGTGCGCCACCCGCATCCGATCCGCCTCGCCGATCTCAACAACATCGACGACCAGAAGGAACGCATCACCGCCAACACGCGCCAGTTCGTCGCCGGCAAGACCGCCAACAACGTGCTGCTGACCGGTTCGCGCGGTTCCGGCAAGTCGTCGCTGGTCAAGGCGGTGCTCAATGAATACGCCGCCCAGGGCCTGCGCCTGATCGAGGTCGACAAGGAGGATCTGGTCGACCTGCCGGACATCGTCGATCTCATCGAAGGCCGGCCGGAACGTTTCATCATCTTCTGCGACGACCTGTCCTTCGAGGCCGGCGAAACCGCCTACAAAGCTCTGAAATCAGTTCTCGACGGCTCGGTCGCGGCACCGCCCGACAACGTGCTGATTTATGCCACCTCGAACCGCCGCCATTTGATGCCGGAGTATTTTTCGGAGAATCTGGAAACAAAACGCGTCGACGACGAGATCCACCCCGGCGAAGCGACCGAGGAGAAAATCTCGCTTTCCGAACGCTTCGGCCTGTGGATCTCCTTCTACCCCTTCAGCCAGGACGACTATCTGAACATCGTCAATCACTGGCTACGCTACCTTGGCGTCAGCGACAAGGTAATCGCCGCCTGCGAACGCGATGCGCTGAACTGGGCACTGAGCCGCGGCTCGCGCTCCGGTCGCGTCGCCTGGCAATTCGCCCGCGACCTGGCCGGCCAGCAGAAGACAACGAAGAAGACCGGCTGA